The following proteins come from a genomic window of Proteinivorax hydrogeniformans:
- the mgtE gene encoding magnesium transporter yields MTMEKKAWQKILRYLKIRDKARTDILEDILPQDIAEKITELEPEEQRKVFGLLNDEEAALILGELEPSEQAHIISAMDDKKSAAILHHMPSDDIADLLGGLENPKVQSILKHMHKEDVAEVTGLLKYPTDSAGGLMTTEFIAFKETTKVKQALSRLRELAPSAETVYYLYTVDEDDRLVGVTSLRELIASSDEETLGQIMRTNVLSVNAEIDQEEVANIVQKYDLLALPVVDNDEKLLGIVTVDDIMDVIEEETTEDIYHLVGTSEREGKSLVHAGVLATSKARLPWLIVCLLGGLISGFVIDSYEDTLANVIALASFIPVIMDMGGNVGSQSSTVFVRGVATGEILPKDMFQYFFKDMKVGLIMGSVCGVSVAGAAALWQANPMLGLVVGLAMFCTVALAATIGTLIPIFFIKLGVDPAVTAGPFVTTIKDVTGLMIYFYIAMTFMEYL; encoded by the coding sequence ATGACGATGGAAAAAAAAGCTTGGCAAAAAATTCTACGCTATTTGAAAATAAGGGATAAAGCGCGAACGGATATCTTAGAAGATATATTACCCCAAGATATTGCAGAAAAAATAACTGAACTTGAGCCTGAGGAGCAACGAAAGGTTTTTGGTTTGCTAAACGACGAGGAGGCAGCTTTGATTTTAGGTGAACTTGAGCCGTCAGAGCAAGCTCATATCATTTCAGCTATGGATGATAAAAAGTCAGCAGCCATTTTACACCATATGCCCTCTGATGATATCGCAGACCTTTTAGGTGGACTAGAAAATCCAAAGGTGCAAAGTATATTAAAGCATATGCATAAGGAAGATGTTGCCGAAGTTACCGGCCTTTTAAAATACCCAACTGATTCAGCTGGTGGACTTATGACCACTGAGTTTATTGCCTTTAAAGAGACTACAAAGGTAAAGCAAGCGCTTAGCAGATTACGAGAGTTAGCCCCATCTGCGGAAACAGTATATTATCTTTATACAGTTGATGAAGATGATAGATTGGTGGGCGTTACTTCTTTAAGGGAGCTTATAGCTTCATCTGACGAAGAAACATTAGGTCAAATTATGCGTACCAATGTATTATCTGTCAACGCCGAAATCGATCAAGAGGAAGTTGCCAACATCGTACAAAAATATGATTTACTGGCGTTGCCTGTAGTGGATAACGATGAAAAGCTATTGGGAATTGTTACGGTAGATGATATTATGGATGTTATCGAGGAAGAAACAACAGAGGACATCTACCATTTAGTAGGTACATCTGAAAGAGAAGGAAAAAGCTTAGTACACGCAGGCGTCTTAGCAACTTCAAAAGCTAGGCTTCCTTGGTTGATAGTATGCTTACTAGGTGGATTGATTTCAGGTTTTGTTATCGACTCATATGAAGACACACTTGCTAACGTTATAGCCCTAGCATCTTTTATCCCTGTAATTATGGACATGGGTGGTAATGTAGGCTCCCAATCCTCCACAGTCTTTGTTCGTGGTGTAGCAACTGGTGAAATCCTGCCAAAAGACATGTTCCAATATTTCTTTAAGGATATGAAAGTAGGGCTTATCATGGGCTCTGTATGTGGTGTTTCCGTAGCTGGTGCAGCAGCTTTATGGCAGGCAAACCCAATGTTAGGCCTAGTAGTAGGACTTGCCATGTTCTGTACAGTAGCACTAGCTGCAACAATAGGAACGCTAATTCCAATCTTTTTTATCAAACTAGGAGTTGACCCAGCAGTAACAGCAGGACCTTTTGTAACAACAATAAAAGACGTAACCGGACTAATGATTTACTTCTACATCGCCATGACCTTCATGGAATATCTGTAA
- the asnS gene encoding asparagine--tRNA ligase, which produces MVHTSIAEIAKYNGKEVTLKGWLYNLRSSGKIHFLQVRDGSGFIQGVMVKNEVGEDLFNKVKEMSQESSVIVEGVVKEDDRAPSGYELTVNNVNLVDKADEYPISKKEHGTDFLMDHRHLWLRSPRQVAIMKIRDTLVKATRDFFHKDGFTLVDAPILTPSSCEGTTTLFETDYFDTKAYLSQSGQLYMEAAALALGKVYCFGPTFRAEKSKTRRHLIEFWMIEPEMAYVEFEENLEIQENYLTYIVSEVLKHNKKELETLGRDISRLEAIKAPFPRITYDKAIELLQEKGEEIKWGEDFGAPHETIIAEHFEKPVFVTHYPTEIKSFYMKPDPKRPEVVLAADLLAPEGYGEIIGGSERISSLDLLMERVESENLPLDAYQWYIDLRKYGSVPHSGFGLGLERTVAWVCGLEHIRETIPFPRMLNRMYP; this is translated from the coding sequence ATGGTACATACTAGTATTGCAGAAATCGCTAAATACAATGGCAAAGAAGTGACACTTAAGGGCTGGCTGTACAATTTGCGCTCAAGTGGCAAAATCCATTTTCTACAAGTGCGCGACGGTTCCGGATTTATTCAAGGTGTTATGGTTAAGAATGAAGTAGGCGAAGACCTATTTAATAAAGTTAAAGAAATGTCACAAGAATCATCTGTGATAGTAGAGGGCGTAGTAAAAGAAGATGATAGGGCGCCATCAGGATATGAGCTGACTGTAAATAACGTCAACCTAGTAGATAAAGCTGATGAATACCCTATTTCTAAAAAGGAGCATGGTACAGACTTTTTAATGGACCATCGCCATCTGTGGTTACGTTCCCCAAGACAGGTAGCTATTATGAAGATAAGAGATACCCTAGTAAAAGCAACTAGAGACTTTTTCCACAAGGACGGCTTCACTTTAGTTGACGCTCCAATCCTTACCCCTTCGTCCTGTGAAGGAACAACTACCTTATTTGAAACAGACTACTTTGATACCAAAGCTTATCTAAGTCAAAGTGGACAGCTATATATGGAGGCCGCTGCACTAGCCCTAGGAAAGGTTTACTGCTTTGGACCAACCTTTAGAGCGGAAAAGTCTAAGACGAGACGTCACTTAATAGAGTTTTGGATGATAGAGCCTGAGATGGCATACGTAGAGTTTGAAGAAAACCTAGAAATCCAAGAAAACTACCTAACATACATTGTTAGCGAAGTGCTTAAGCACAACAAAAAAGAGCTTGAAACCCTTGGCAGAGATATATCAAGGCTTGAAGCAATCAAAGCACCGTTTCCACGTATTACCTATGACAAAGCTATCGAGCTACTTCAAGAAAAAGGCGAAGAAATTAAGTGGGGCGAAGACTTTGGCGCACCACATGAGACTATAATTGCTGAGCATTTTGAAAAACCTGTATTTGTAACTCATTATCCAACAGAAATCAAAAGCTTTTACATGAAGCCAGACCCTAAGCGTCCTGAAGTTGTGCTAGCAGCTGATCTATTAGCACCAGAAGGCTACGGCGAAATCATCGGAGGAAGCGAAAGAATCTCTAGCCTAGATTTACTTATGGAGAGAGTAGAAAGTGAAAACTTACCTCTAGACGCTTATCAATGGTACATCGACTTGAGAAAATACGGTTCAGTGCCTCATTCAGGCTTTGGGCTAGGACTTGAGCGTACTGTAGCATGGGTATGTGGTTTAGAGCATATAAGAGAGACAATTCCATTTCCGAGAATGCTTAACAGAATGTATCCTTAG
- the tdh gene encoding L-threonine 3-dehydrogenase: MGDKMQVVMKKEAKSGATLGTKEIPKPKADEILVKVMATSICGTDLHIYNWDEWSQNRIKPPYVMGHEFSGEVVEVGENVTSVKLGDMVSAETHIVCNECELCRTGQAHLCEETKILGVDIDGTYAEYVALPAENAWVNPKDIDPAYLAVQEPLGNAVQTVLAGDIVGKSIAVVGCGPIGIFAVAVAKASGASKVIALEVNEYRMELAKKLGADVVINPINEDPVEKVLAETEGKGVDVIAEMSGNPTAIKQSLKYVKLGGRVSMLGIPNGEVPIDIANDVVFRGITIQGIAGRKMYETWYQVKGLLQSGNLDIESVITHRLPMKDFKKGFELMQSGNCGKVVLYPQDK, encoded by the coding sequence ATGGGAGATAAAATGCAAGTTGTTATGAAAAAAGAAGCGAAATCAGGTGCTACTTTAGGAACCAAAGAAATTCCAAAGCCTAAAGCAGACGAAATACTAGTAAAGGTCATGGCTACCTCAATTTGTGGAACCGACCTTCATATCTATAACTGGGATGAGTGGTCTCAAAACAGGATAAAGCCACCATATGTAATGGGGCATGAATTCAGTGGAGAGGTTGTAGAAGTTGGCGAAAATGTCACTTCTGTAAAACTTGGCGACATGGTATCTGCTGAAACTCATATCGTCTGCAACGAATGTGAACTATGCAGAACTGGTCAAGCTCACCTATGCGAAGAAACCAAAATCTTAGGAGTAGATATCGACGGAACTTACGCCGAGTATGTTGCACTTCCAGCAGAAAACGCCTGGGTAAATCCAAAGGATATCGACCCTGCTTACCTTGCAGTTCAAGAGCCGCTAGGAAATGCAGTACAAACAGTTTTAGCTGGTGATATAGTAGGTAAATCAATAGCTGTTGTGGGCTGTGGACCTATCGGCATTTTTGCAGTAGCTGTTGCAAAAGCTTCTGGTGCTTCAAAAGTTATTGCGTTAGAGGTAAATGAATATCGTATGGAACTAGCTAAAAAGCTAGGCGCTGACGTAGTAATCAACCCAATAAACGAAGACCCTGTCGAAAAAGTACTAGCTGAGACAGAAGGGAAAGGCGTAGATGTAATTGCTGAAATGTCTGGAAACCCGACAGCTATTAAACAATCACTTAAATACGTAAAATTAGGTGGAAGAGTGTCAATGCTTGGAATACCTAATGGAGAGGTGCCTATAGATATTGCAAATGACGTTGTATTTAGAGGTATTACTATCCAAGGTATAGCTGGTAGAAAGATGTATGAAACCTGGTATCAAGTAAAGGGACTTCTACAATCAGGCAACCTAGATATAGAATCTGTAATAACTCATCGCCTGCCAATGAAAGACTTCAAAAAAGGATTTGAACTTATGCAATCTGGTAACTGTGGTAAAGTAGTGCTTTATCCTCAAGATAAATAA
- a CDS encoding glycine C-acetyltransferase has protein sequence MSNVHELNYLKENIQQLKEEGVYRELPILEGPNESEIILNGKKVINLSSNNYLGFANHPRLKKAAVDAVESHGVGAGAVRTIIGNMDIHENLEKRLAEFKREEAVMVFQSGFNCNAGAIQAITQKGDLIISDELNHASIIDGCRLSRADKTVYKHSDMEDLERILRERRDDYNNVLIITDGVFSMDGDIAPLPEIVELAEKYNAMTYVDDAHGSGVLGESGRGTVDHFGLHGRVDFTIGTLSKAIGVIGGYVAGKKTMKQWLSHRGRPLLFSTYLPPAAVAPITEAVNMLMETTEYTDKLWDNAKYFKEKLSTLGFDLGKSETPITPVIIGDEAETMEFSKKLLDNGVFVSGIIFPTVPKGTGRVRCMVTAGHTKEQLDKAVEIFQKVGKEMNVLK, from the coding sequence ATGAGTAATGTACATGAATTAAACTATCTAAAAGAAAACATACAACAACTAAAAGAAGAAGGTGTTTACAGAGAACTGCCTATCTTAGAAGGACCAAACGAGTCCGAAATCATTTTAAATGGCAAAAAAGTGATCAACCTTTCTTCTAACAACTACCTTGGTTTTGCTAACCACCCTAGGCTTAAAAAAGCTGCTGTTGATGCAGTAGAAAGCCATGGTGTTGGAGCAGGCGCTGTAAGAACTATTATCGGGAATATGGATATTCATGAAAACCTAGAAAAAAGATTGGCTGAGTTTAAAAGAGAGGAAGCCGTAATGGTATTCCAATCTGGGTTTAACTGTAATGCAGGAGCTATTCAAGCTATTACTCAAAAAGGTGATCTAATTATCTCAGACGAATTAAATCACGCTAGCATTATCGACGGATGCCGCTTAAGTAGAGCTGACAAAACAGTCTACAAGCACAGCGATATGGAGGATTTAGAAAGAATCCTTAGAGAAAGAAGAGATGATTACAACAACGTTTTAATTATCACTGACGGTGTATTCAGCATGGATGGAGACATCGCTCCTCTTCCAGAAATAGTGGAGCTTGCGGAAAAATATAACGCAATGACTTATGTAGATGATGCTCACGGTTCAGGTGTACTAGGAGAAAGTGGTCGAGGAACAGTTGATCACTTTGGGCTTCACGGTAGAGTAGACTTTACCATCGGTACACTTTCTAAAGCTATCGGAGTAATCGGAGGCTATGTAGCAGGTAAAAAGACTATGAAGCAATGGCTTAGCCATCGTGGTCGCCCACTTCTTTTCAGTACCTACCTGCCTCCAGCAGCAGTAGCTCCAATCACAGAAGCTGTTAACATGCTAATGGAAACCACCGAATACACAGACAAACTATGGGACAATGCAAAATATTTCAAAGAAAAACTATCAACCCTTGGCTTTGACCTAGGCAAAAGCGAAACTCCTATAACCCCTGTTATTATCGGTGACGAAGCAGAAACCATGGAGTTTAGCAAAAAACTTTTAGATAACGGAGTTTTTGTATCCGGCATTATCTTCCCTACAGTACCTAAAGGTACAGGAAGAGTGCGTTGCATGGTTACTGCAGGACACACAAAAGAGCAGCTAGACAAAGCAGTGGAGATTTTCCAAAAAGTTGGTAAGGAAATGAATGTTTTAAAATAA
- a CDS encoding amino acid racemase: protein MKLGIIGGMGPLATAELFKRIVNKSDVQIDQQHLNILIDNNTAIPDRTAYVLDKGPDPTFELIKTARRLEEMESTFLAMPCNTAHVFYEEVQSKVNIPIINMVDETCKYISSLFARGTKVGILATDGTIASKVYHDALKSHGHIPLSLDKDCQQYIMDIIYSIKAGKAPISRQHFDNCTNLLIRQGAKPIILGCTELSILKEHFKLSNPFIDPLDILTRSILKHAKIKEK, encoded by the coding sequence TTGAAGCTTGGCATAATTGGAGGCATGGGACCGTTGGCAACTGCAGAACTTTTTAAAAGGATAGTAAATAAATCAGATGTTCAAATAGATCAACAGCATCTAAATATACTGATAGACAATAACACTGCCATTCCTGATCGCACTGCTTATGTATTAGATAAAGGCCCTGACCCAACTTTTGAGTTAATAAAAACTGCTCGTAGATTAGAAGAAATGGAATCCACCTTTCTTGCCATGCCGTGCAACACTGCCCACGTTTTTTATGAGGAAGTACAATCTAAAGTAAACATCCCAATTATAAACATGGTGGATGAGACCTGCAAGTATATTAGCTCGCTCTTTGCTCGAGGTACAAAGGTTGGAATTTTAGCAACCGATGGTACTATAGCCTCAAAAGTTTATCATGACGCCTTAAAAAGCCATGGACACATCCCCCTTTCACTAGATAAAGACTGTCAGCAATATATCATGGATATCATATATAGCATAAAAGCAGGTAAAGCACCCATTAGCCGGCAACACTTCGATAACTGCACTAATTTGTTGATAAGACAAGGTGCTAAGCCAATCATTTTAGGATGTACTGAGCTTTCCATTTTAAAAGAGCATTTTAAGTTAAGTAATCCATTTATCGACCCCCTTGATATTTTGACTAGGTCTATTCTGAAGCATGCTAAAATAAAAGAAAAATAA
- a CDS encoding response regulator: protein MRFYIKKNSETDKYNEIRSRFLLTHIILALGLIISVIFITFAFNTQTRIHSEKSAFTNLCFSYLQTSSEMTEHSRRIGVLEDYSSLEEYQQLYLDGGREATLVQLLDKAQNQAQQEIVSKLKSKAQDLTEREHKIIYLSSELREHENVLSLRVSNYENPDNRLLASTEPFYILAANDNFNVDIDLSELEGFTVETLFSNDYEETKHQEQSLINKLQTAYQQSKSRDLKYAERQGVISIALLTIITFLIPIIGVTDLRKKVKIREDLYKKKEHLDVTLRSIQEGVMSTDPYGRVMTLNKTGENILEIDKEKVAGKRIWEVLSIFYPNCKKPINLFTIHRGKGITSLNKQRHFKLKTLSGKTRNIVLKCSKLLNENGEQSQGYVVAFADITDQIKLEKEIMKNKKLESLGVLAGGLAHDFNNLLTIIKGNLSLASQGKPKTEHIKETEKALDTAQGLTYQLLTFSKGGSPVKETATLKELIVESASFILRGSSIKCVFDLNENICPVEIDRGQINAVLNNLLINAIQSMDNGGTIKITGNNTEITEESFIPLAEGKYVKISVIDEGVGISKEDLEKVFDPFFTTKKEGSGLGLPSSFSIIKNHGGHMIAESELGIGTTMSFYLPVTTKNLVGGVQKLPFEEEDITSTMTGRVLVMDDEPQIRRILEIILTNRGFDVEVVENGEQAVQEIASCTDNEDTYDLVIMDLTVRGAMGGKQAIEKIKKIDPTIKAIVSSGYSNDPVMARFKDYGFDGYVIKPFNADEVLAAISKALNKN from the coding sequence ATGAGATTTTATATCAAAAAAAACAGCGAAACAGATAAATATAATGAGATTAGATCTAGGTTTTTATTAACACATATAATACTTGCTCTTGGTTTGATAATATCAGTTATCTTTATAACCTTTGCATTTAACACACAGACTAGAATACATAGCGAAAAATCTGCATTTACAAACCTTTGTTTTAGCTATCTACAAACATCAAGTGAAATGACTGAACATTCAAGACGAATTGGAGTACTAGAAGATTACAGCTCCTTAGAAGAGTATCAACAGCTTTACTTAGATGGAGGTAGAGAGGCTACATTAGTACAGCTATTAGACAAGGCACAAAATCAAGCGCAACAAGAAATTGTTTCTAAATTAAAGTCTAAGGCGCAAGACCTAACGGAAAGAGAACATAAAATTATTTATCTGTCCTCTGAGTTAAGAGAGCATGAGAACGTACTTTCACTGAGAGTGTCTAATTACGAAAACCCCGACAATAGATTACTCGCTTCTACAGAGCCTTTTTATATTCTTGCAGCAAATGATAATTTTAATGTTGATATAGACTTAAGTGAGCTAGAAGGTTTTACTGTAGAAACGTTGTTTAGCAATGATTATGAAGAAACAAAACACCAAGAACAAAGCCTGATAAATAAGTTGCAGACAGCTTACCAACAGTCCAAATCAAGAGACTTAAAATATGCCGAAAGACAGGGTGTAATTTCAATTGCTTTACTTACAATTATCACCTTTTTAATTCCCATAATTGGAGTTACTGATCTTAGAAAAAAGGTTAAGATACGAGAAGATTTATACAAGAAAAAAGAACATCTTGATGTGACATTAAGAAGCATTCAGGAAGGGGTTATGTCAACAGACCCTTATGGTAGAGTGATGACTTTGAATAAAACAGGAGAAAATATCCTAGAAATTGATAAAGAAAAAGTCGCAGGAAAGAGGATTTGGGAAGTTCTTTCTATTTTCTATCCAAATTGCAAAAAACCTATCAACTTGTTCACGATTCATCGTGGTAAGGGAATTACTAGCCTAAACAAACAGCGTCATTTTAAGCTAAAAACTTTATCTGGCAAAACAAGAAATATAGTGCTCAAATGTTCTAAGCTTTTAAACGAAAATGGGGAACAGTCCCAAGGGTATGTAGTTGCCTTTGCTGATATAACTGATCAAATAAAGTTAGAAAAAGAAATAATGAAAAATAAGAAGTTAGAATCGTTAGGAGTTTTAGCTGGCGGTCTAGCTCATGATTTTAACAATCTATTAACCATAATCAAAGGGAATTTATCGCTAGCCAGCCAAGGAAAACCAAAAACTGAACACATTAAAGAAACAGAGAAAGCCTTAGATACAGCACAAGGTTTGACCTATCAACTGTTGACGTTTTCAAAAGGGGGATCACCAGTAAAGGAAACTGCCACCCTAAAAGAGCTTATAGTTGAATCGGCTAGTTTTATATTAAGAGGTTCTTCGATCAAATGCGTATTCGATTTAAATGAGAATATTTGCCCGGTTGAAATAGATAGGGGGCAAATAAACGCTGTGTTAAACAACCTGCTAATTAACGCCATCCAGTCGATGGATAATGGTGGAACAATCAAAATTACCGGCAACAACACTGAAATTACAGAAGAAAGCTTTATACCACTTGCTGAAGGAAAGTATGTAAAGATTTCTGTAATTGATGAAGGGGTAGGTATATCAAAAGAGGATTTAGAAAAGGTTTTTGACCCCTTCTTTACAACAAAAAAAGAAGGAAGTGGGCTAGGGTTACCTTCATCATTTTCAATAATTAAAAATCATGGTGGTCATATGATCGCTGAGTCGGAATTGGGGATTGGTACCACTATGAGTTTTTACCTGCCTGTAACAACAAAAAATCTTGTGGGTGGGGTACAAAAACTACCTTTCGAAGAGGAGGATATAACATCTACTATGACTGGCAGAGTTCTTGTCATGGATGATGAGCCACAAATAAGGCGCATATTAGAAATAATACTAACAAATAGAGGTTTTGATGTTGAGGTAGTAGAAAATGGTGAGCAGGCAGTACAAGAAATAGCCTCCTGTACCGATAACGAAGACACTTATGATTTAGTAATAATGGATTTAACAGTCAGAGGGGCAATGGGAGGAAAGCAAGCGATAGAAAAAATTAAGAAAATAGACCCAACCATTAAAGCTATTGTTTCAAGTGGATATTCAAATGATCCAGTAATGGCGCGCTTTAAAGATTACGGATTTGATGGTTATGTAATCAAACCGTTTAACGCAGATGAGGTCTTAGCAGCTATATCAAAGGCATTAAATAAAAACTAA
- the mnmA gene encoding tRNA 2-thiouridine(34) synthase MnmA: MSNQNTKVVVGMSGGVDSSVTALLLKEQGYDVIGVFMKNWDEKKLSGVCTATEDYNDVRKVCDHIGIPYYTVNFEKEYWDRVFTYFLNEYKRGRTPNPDVMCNKEIKFAAFLDYALKIGADYLATGHYAQVRYEDGEYKLIKGIDSNKDQTYFLNALNQQQLSKAMFPIGDIDKKKVREIAKEANLPTANKKDSTGICFIGERNFKEFLQNYLPAKPGPMKTFDGEIKGQHQGLMYYTLGQRKGLGIGGSGTGEPWFVIEKDLKNNTLYVEQGEHPRLYKKSLTATDLHWVSDNPKPKEFDCHAKVRYRQSDQKCKVILKDNNTCEVIFEEKQRAVTPGQAVVFYQGEECLGGGIIESAQ; encoded by the coding sequence ATGTCTAACCAAAACACCAAAGTAGTAGTAGGAATGTCAGGAGGAGTTGACTCCTCTGTTACCGCCTTACTATTAAAAGAGCAAGGATATGATGTGATCGGCGTTTTTATGAAAAACTGGGATGAAAAAAAACTTAGCGGTGTTTGCACCGCAACAGAAGACTATAACGATGTCAGAAAAGTCTGTGACCACATAGGCATACCCTACTACACAGTAAATTTTGAAAAAGAGTATTGGGATAGAGTATTTACCTACTTTTTAAACGAGTACAAAAGAGGGCGAACTCCAAACCCAGACGTAATGTGCAACAAGGAGATAAAGTTTGCCGCGTTTTTGGACTATGCTTTAAAGATCGGGGCGGACTATCTAGCTACAGGCCATTACGCCCAGGTTCGCTACGAAGATGGAGAGTATAAGCTGATAAAAGGTATAGATAGTAACAAAGACCAGACCTATTTTTTAAATGCACTAAACCAACAGCAGCTTTCTAAAGCCATGTTCCCAATTGGCGATATAGATAAGAAAAAGGTAAGAGAAATCGCCAAAGAAGCTAACCTACCAACAGCTAATAAAAAAGATAGCACAGGAATTTGCTTTATAGGTGAGCGGAATTTCAAAGAATTTCTGCAAAACTATCTACCAGCAAAACCAGGTCCTATGAAAACATTCGACGGTGAAATAAAGGGGCAGCATCAAGGTTTGATGTACTATACCCTAGGCCAAAGAAAAGGACTAGGAATTGGTGGCTCAGGTACCGGCGAGCCATGGTTTGTTATTGAAAAGGATCTTAAAAATAACACCCTATATGTAGAACAAGGAGAGCACCCAAGACTTTACAAAAAGTCCCTAACAGCCACAGACCTCCACTGGGTAAGCGACAATCCAAAGCCAAAAGAGTTTGATTGCCACGCAAAGGTAAGATACCGTCAATCAGATCAGAAATGTAAAGTAATACTAAAAGATAACAACACCTGCGAAGTAATATTCGAAGAAAAACAAAGAGCAGTAACCCCAGGTCAGGCAGTAGTATTCTACCAAGGAGAAGAATGCCTAGGCGGAGGGATAATAGAAAGCGCCCAATAA
- a CDS encoding PhzF family phenazine biosynthesis protein — translation MTKIHRLSAFAAEENGGNPAGVVLDADNLTEQQMKNIAAEVGYSETAFVSQSQSADFKVRFFTPTSEVDLCGHATIATFNLLRDLKIVLPNQTYTQQTKAGILKLKIDEQEVYMEQTKPKYLETINPEDMLSCFDNLQALVAENLPIQIISTGLREIFLPIKNLKALYNLKPHLKEISQVSKNFKVVGVHAFTTETLHKSSAHTRNFAPLYGINEESATGTANGALACYLNKHLTSNIESYTFEQGYSMEKPSMIKALIKVQNDTIYEVHVGGGAIKITKF, via the coding sequence ATGACCAAAATACACAGACTAAGCGCCTTTGCTGCTGAAGAAAATGGAGGCAACCCCGCCGGCGTTGTGCTCGACGCAGATAACCTAACCGAGCAGCAAATGAAAAACATAGCTGCAGAAGTTGGCTACTCCGAAACAGCATTCGTGAGCCAATCACAATCAGCTGATTTTAAGGTGAGATTTTTCACCCCAACTAGCGAAGTAGACCTATGTGGCCACGCCACAATCGCCACATTTAACCTATTAAGAGATCTAAAAATAGTCCTTCCTAATCAAACCTATACCCAACAAACAAAGGCAGGCATCTTAAAACTAAAAATAGATGAGCAAGAAGTATACATGGAACAAACAAAGCCTAAATATCTCGAAACTATAAACCCAGAGGACATGCTCAGCTGCTTTGATAACTTACAAGCACTCGTAGCAGAAAACTTACCCATCCAAATAATCTCCACAGGACTTAGAGAAATCTTTCTACCCATCAAAAACTTAAAAGCCCTTTACAACCTTAAGCCTCACCTAAAAGAAATAAGCCAAGTAAGCAAAAATTTTAAAGTAGTGGGAGTCCACGCTTTTACAACAGAAACACTACATAAGTCAAGCGCCCACACAAGAAACTTTGCCCCTCTATACGGCATAAACGAAGAATCAGCCACCGGTACGGCAAACGGAGCCCTAGCATGCTATCTTAATAAACACTTAACCTCAAATATAGAATCATACACTTTTGAGCAAGGCTATAGCATGGAAAAACCCTCAATGATAAAGGCACTTATAAAAGTACAAAACGACACTATATATGAGGTTCACGTAGGAGGGGGAGCAATAAAGATTACAAAGTTCTAA